The Megalobrama amblycephala isolate DHTTF-2021 linkage group LG16, ASM1881202v1, whole genome shotgun sequence genome includes the window CAGGGAGGATGCACAAAATGTGAGAAATATTCTCAACAACGGAGAGAAATGTGTGCTCTGCACTCCATCACAAAATGTCATTGCTGCACGACCAACTCAAAAACCAAGGGAACACGCTGAGCATTTTCTGCTCTATCCTATAGGTAATTCTCCAATGGACAAACTTCTAGCGCTGGCAGATCAGAATAGCTGTATAGTTTTCTATTCATATAACTCTCCTTGTGTGACGAGATGCATTCAGAGTGATGACAATATTTTGAATGGCCTTGAAAACTGGAAGAATATCCGAAAAGAGGCAATGAATGTTTTTGTCTTTGAGAAGATCTGGCAGAAGGACGAATGGAGGAAGGATATGGAAAAAGATCTCCTAAAGATTCATGCGCAAGTGCCTCTTTATCGGTGTGACATCAACAATAATGTGATGgaatgtcagaattgtgtggAGAAAAACACTGGGAAGGTGATTCCCTTCTGTCTGCCTAAAAAGAAATCACTACTTTTCTATTTCCAGAAAACACTGTTGTCAATGATCAAACGTGTGTGGCGTGTTAATTATCTTTCATAAAGCTGTTTTACC containing:
- the LOC125248688 gene encoding uncharacterized protein LOC125248688 isoform X1, encoding MASVALRVFIFCLLHLCIQCDQMPVNTNVLAKIIQYFDDNVQPKTKPDVQYAIAITVPQAQCTQEGSDIQTVFSREDAQNVRNILNNGEKCVLCTPSQNVIAARPTQKPREHAEHFLLYPIGNSPMDKLLALADQNSCIVFYSYNSPCVTRCIQSDDNILNGLENWKNIRKEAMNVFVFEKIWQKDEWRKDMEKDLLKIHAQVPLYRCDINNNVMECQNCVEKNTGKVIPFCLPKKKSLLFYFQKTLLSMIKRVWRVNYLS
- the LOC125248688 gene encoding uncharacterized protein LOC125248688 isoform X2; translated protein: MASLKRLVVLCLLHLCVQSIQADVNPATLAKMIQYFDDNVQPKTKPDVQYAIAITVPQAQCTQEGSDIQTVFSREDAQNVRNILNNGEKCVLCTPSQNVIAARPTQKPREHAEHFLLYPIGNSPMDKLLALADQNSCIVFYSYNSPCVTRCIQSDDNILNGLENWKNIRKEAMNVFVFEKIWQKDEWRKDMEKDLLKIHAQVPLYRCDINNNVMECQNCVEKNTGKVIPFCLPKKKSLLFYFQKTLLSMIKRVWRVNYLS